In the Necator americanus strain Aroian chromosome X, whole genome shotgun sequence genome, TGCAGTAGGCTCTCCATTAAATATTCCTACGACTAGtaatgttgttgttgaagatCAGCGTattattgagaagaaattatCATTGCGGAGAAGAAAGGAACAGGTCAAAGAAAATGCTGTCTTTCCTATTACTTCACAGTGTCCGATGGAAATCGGGGAGAAATCAAGGCAAGCAGACGAACAAAAAGCTAAGAAAACAGTTAACGCTGTAGCGGCAGCATTTTCGACGCAGTCCATTTCGACTGACGAAATTCTAAAGACTGgggaaaagaaggaagctgAAAGGAAAATTCCTCAGCAAACAGTGAAAATCTCCACAACTGCAACAGCTAGTTTGCTTGCTCAGCTTCAACTACCACCGACTGTTTCCGCCAAAGTGGATAAAATAATTGCATCAGGCCGGAAATCAACGCTGCAAAGCATTGGCGACCAGGTTTATTGACTCACTAGTTTATTCAGTTTGACGGAGAACAATAACTTAACACGGGCATTTCAGCGAGCTCGTATGAAGGCTCATCTGGACAGGCAGGCGGCCGGTGTTCTACCTGACGATGAAGACGGTCACCTCATTTTCAAGCGGAATGATATTTTACTTGGTcgatgtatgttttttttttctgagtgtgGTTTTTCGTTGTTCTCACTTCGCACTTGAGCAGAAATATTAGAgttataatagaaaaatatagcAGAGTTTATATTCTTTAGGGGAGCTTCGCGAAGAATTGGGTGAGGGCACATTTGGGAGAGTGGTCAAAACTTACGATAAGCAGGTACCCAGGGCTTTAGGATCTATGCTCACGATTccattggcttttttttttcagagagacAAGATGAGAGCAGTGAAAATTGTTCGAAACGTTCACAAATATCGTGACGCTGCTTATTTGGAGATTAAGGTGTTAACAAAACTGAGGCAACTCGATCCTACCGGAGCTCAGTGAGTTTGGCAGCATTCCGAAATTATTTCCATAAGTTCCAATATACACAATCGTAGTTTGCGAGGTTACGTATTCACTCTAGCATTTCCTTTCTCCGATGTAGCTAAGCACTGAGGATTGTGAACAAATGGCACAATCTCGGCTCGACAAAGAGGTATCGATTTTAGGCAGATTCGCAGTCGTTGTAAACCTAACAATGTGATTTCTTACACGGGTCAAACCTATGCGATGATCCCGTCCACAGTTTGGCATCAAAACctttcaactgtttttttatattctcaTTTGAACAACTGATGTGCGCATTTATAATAAGTGCGCCTTTTTGTTCAAACGCAAACATTTAAAGGAATGTACGTCTTTGTAGCAAATTACTGGAGAGATTTGCTATGTCCTTCACTGAGTTTTTGAATACAACAGTATTGGTGAACATTACAGAAAGTTCGGAATTGTAAAGGAAAATTTGGAGACTTCAACCGccgggaaaatttgaaaaggtgaAGTTGTTCCCACGTATTTTTGTGCTCTTTGGTTTAATGCAAGGCTATGGTGACATTCGGCTATAAAGACACTGTGGCTGGCACATTGAATGACGAGAGTGTATATCTGGGACCTGAAGTTTGACTAGCTAGATCtgaggttttaaaaaaatgaaaggactGGGTCATATTGAAATTGGGGGATGTTTTTCGCAGAAGTGACACCGTATTCTTAGAGTTGTGTTCTTGCCGTGCCAATGTGGGATTTGATTATCCCTTAACTGCACTTAGAAGAAACGTACTGCTATCGGAATTTCATATTGGAACCAACACAATTTAAATAGATAGAATAATGATAGATAATCGCGAGGATGTTGCATCCATTATAACACTATCCAGGTTACTTGCtgtatttcaataaaattctttATAGTCATTTGTACAATGTTTAAAGTAGGAACTTCCAGGAATCTTCTTCCTACTCTGAAAACGTTGGTAACGGTACTTTTATAAACATTAAcgaaaaaattacttcttgCACAAGAACAGATAGCTTTGATAATTAGTTCTtgcgaataaaaaaatttcgctTTTTAACCATAGGCAAAACGAAAAAGTTTGTTGTGAAAGTATAAAACGTGACGAGAGAGCAAcaagagaagataaaaacgatGCAAATAGTACAGTAACTGAAAAATCGCAAAACTTTTCTGCGCCACCGCGTATCTTCGTCTGCCATATGATAACGCGCTTTTTCTCTCACATTTGTGTATGAGAAGCAATCTCGAGGAAGCAGTTGACGTTACAGCGATTTGGATCAAATCCTGTGCACACGGACACCTAGAGCAAATCGTAC is a window encoding:
- a CDS encoding hypothetical protein (NECATOR_CHRX.G22505.T2) — protein: MRYTGSYVPMTYRRKVRKKSVRTCGRGSSKPRSRKDDQGRAERAEKRARMKAHLDRQAAGVLPDDEDGHLIFKRNDILLGRWELREELGEGTFGRVVKTYDKQRDKMRAVKIVRNVHKYRDAAYLEIKVLTKLRQLDPTGAQ